The following coding sequences lie in one Hymenobacter sp. J193 genomic window:
- a CDS encoding recombinase family protein: MLFGYVRVSTSAQSAESQKSLIARYLVEHRWTLDEWIEVEMSSRRTAGQRRLPELLAKVAAGDTVIVSELSRLGRSLREVLGLIEELIHQKRCRLILVKQGLDLDPQNHRDMTHKILLTIFAMLAELERDFVSERTKEGLRARREQGIVLGKPKGVVQPSMYDADRERILHLHALGVPLTTIVDVHLKYGKYLSLKNYLAKLQR; this comes from the coding sequence ATGCTATTTGGCTACGTCCGCGTCTCCACGAGCGCCCAATCGGCCGAGAGCCAGAAGAGCCTCATCGCCCGCTATCTGGTCGAGCACCGCTGGACCCTCGACGAGTGGATTGAAGTAGAAATGTCTTCCCGCCGCACCGCCGGGCAGCGCCGCCTGCCCGAGCTGCTGGCCAAGGTTGCTGCCGGCGATACGGTCATCGTCTCCGAGCTCTCCCGGCTGGGCCGCTCGCTGCGCGAAGTGCTGGGCCTGATTGAAGAGTTGATTCACCAGAAGCGGTGCCGGCTGATTCTGGTCAAGCAGGGCCTGGACCTGGACCCGCAGAATCACCGCGACATGACCCACAAAATCCTGCTCACCATTTTCGCCATGCTGGCCGAGCTGGAGCGGGACTTCGTTTCCGAGCGCACGAAGGAAGGCTTGCGGGCGCGGCGCGAGCAGGGCATCGTGCTGGGCAAGCCCAAGGGTGTGGTGCAGCCCTCCATGTACGACGCCGACCGCGAGCGGATTCTGCACCTGCACGCGCTGGGCGTACCGCTCACCACCATCGTGGACGTGCACCTGAAGTACGGCAAGTACCTCTCCCTGAAAAACTACCTGGCCAAACTGCAGCGGTAA